A region of Salinibacter sp. 10B DNA encodes the following proteins:
- a CDS encoding FAD-dependent oxidoreductase — protein sequence MARSPHLVLLGGGHAMLPSLRHAQEWTDAGIEVTLIDPQRWLYYSGMVPEYLGGVYDVEDIRIDLARLAREGGVRFVQESATALDPERRTVTTESGTEYSFDVLGTDVGGVNPAVPEAAVATKPIYRIRAVEPHIQKVLRTPSSRLRLVIVGGGAAGTEVALNVTGRFQGAGRTEDLDLTLVEQSEHLLPAFPAGMRRHAAHLLRGRGATIRTGTSVTSVEAQEEGAVVRVSNTRGTSEDLSAEAVLWATGTVGPALFRKAGLSTDDRGFLHVTSRLRTPSHPRIFAAGDCATIPELELAKVGVHAVKQGPDLRTNLDRTLRGLIEENALPVEEELVRFRSYPVAPLILSTGTREGIWTAGPLWASHSMLLRLKHWIDRRWIQTYVPDRWGTASWRTLLGAESAEDPLR from the coding sequence ATGGCTCGTTCTCCTCATCTCGTACTTCTGGGCGGGGGACACGCCATGTTGCCGAGCCTTCGCCACGCCCAGGAGTGGACGGATGCGGGCATCGAGGTGACGCTCATCGATCCTCAGCGGTGGCTGTACTATTCGGGCATGGTCCCCGAGTACCTCGGCGGCGTCTACGACGTTGAGGACATCCGTATCGACCTTGCCCGTCTTGCCCGTGAGGGCGGCGTGCGCTTCGTACAGGAGAGCGCCACGGCCCTCGATCCGGAGCGTCGGACTGTCACGACGGAAAGCGGGACGGAATATTCGTTCGACGTGTTGGGGACGGACGTAGGGGGCGTCAACCCGGCGGTACCGGAGGCCGCGGTTGCTACCAAGCCGATCTACCGGATCCGGGCCGTGGAACCCCACATCCAGAAGGTGCTACGCACGCCGTCGTCTCGTCTTCGCCTCGTGATCGTAGGGGGAGGGGCGGCGGGCACTGAGGTGGCACTCAACGTGACTGGGCGTTTTCAGGGGGCGGGTCGCACCGAGGATCTCGACCTGACGCTCGTGGAGCAGAGCGAGCATCTTCTTCCGGCCTTTCCCGCGGGCATGCGTCGCCACGCAGCTCATCTACTGCGGGGGCGGGGCGCCACGATTCGGACGGGCACGTCCGTCACGTCGGTTGAGGCGCAGGAGGAGGGGGCCGTCGTTCGGGTGTCGAACACGAGGGGAACGTCCGAAGATCTATCAGCAGAGGCCGTGCTCTGGGCGACGGGCACGGTAGGGCCTGCGCTCTTTCGGAAGGCCGGTCTCTCGACGGACGACCGCGGCTTCTTGCATGTCACGTCGCGCCTCCGCACCCCCTCCCACCCTCGCATCTTTGCCGCAGGGGATTGTGCTACCATTCCTGAGCTTGAGTTGGCCAAGGTGGGAGTCCATGCCGTGAAACAGGGACCCGACCTGCGTACGAATCTCGACCGTACATTACGGGGCCTCATCGAAGAGAATGCCCTTCCGGTTGAAGAGGAGTTGGTACGCTTTCGGTCGTATCCCGTGGCTCCGCTCATCCTCTCGACGGGTACGCGGGAGGGAATCTGGACCGCAGGCCCGCTGTGGGCGTCCCATTCGATGCTGCTTCGTCTCAAGCACTGGATCGACCGGCGGTGGATCCAGACCTACGTGCCGGATCGATGGGGCACGGCCTCCTGGCGTACGTTGTTGGGAGCGGAGTCCGCAGAGGATCCCCTTCGGTGA
- a CDS encoding DUF2892 domain-containing protein, with protein sequence MTQNMGTIDRSLRAVIALAVGALYVTGQIGGLTAAVLGVFAAVFLGTSVVGTCPLYRPFGLSTCRTSTS encoded by the coding sequence ATGACGCAAAACATGGGGACGATTGATCGAAGCCTTCGCGCCGTAATTGCTCTCGCGGTGGGGGCGCTTTACGTGACCGGACAGATTGGAGGCCTCACGGCCGCCGTGCTTGGGGTGTTCGCCGCCGTCTTTCTGGGGACGAGCGTTGTCGGTACCTGTCCGCTTTACCGTCCCTTTGGGCTGTCAACCTGTCGCACGTCCACGTCGTAG
- a CDS encoding Brp/Blh family beta-carotene 15,15'-dioxygenase gives MSAVSTVSSVTSPTRQAPAHSPATWAMWASRFTLGALALGGIVIALLDVSLSMTAQMIGYLIGMVALNLPHGGYEHFENLRNRRVSFSLRYIVLYLVLLGGFVGLFFVAPVPALALAFSTAVVKGGHGGLKVMDALCGTDHLTTPWQRGLAIVVRGGAIMLVPLLAWPGVYISFSTYMAQIFGAQPPLPLATHLPEIQATVGTVYGLALVGHLGGGLYMSGLSVSWLTDLAETILLVTYFTFVPMMLAVGLYFPLWYSLRQTARATATADAEPAPDRLSLPLTWAAMVLGALVTFSLMAAFYLLVPNPLGNAGLLAGSVAFYTIFVCLLALPHIIVGDWLDRDRGIWYVP, from the coding sequence ATGTCCGCAGTGTCGACTGTTTCTTCCGTCACGTCTCCCACGCGTCAGGCCCCGGCGCACTCGCCCGCAACGTGGGCCATGTGGGCATCGCGCTTCACCCTGGGGGCTCTGGCGCTTGGGGGAATTGTCATTGCACTCCTGGACGTCTCGTTGTCCATGACGGCCCAGATGATTGGATATCTCATCGGCATGGTGGCCCTCAACCTGCCCCACGGCGGCTACGAGCACTTCGAGAACCTGCGCAACCGGCGCGTCTCGTTCAGCCTGCGCTACATTGTGCTGTATCTCGTGCTTCTCGGGGGCTTCGTGGGGCTCTTCTTCGTCGCGCCGGTCCCCGCTCTCGCTCTGGCCTTCAGCACTGCCGTGGTGAAGGGGGGACACGGCGGGCTCAAAGTGATGGATGCCCTCTGTGGGACCGATCACCTGACAACCCCGTGGCAGCGCGGCCTTGCGATCGTCGTGCGAGGGGGCGCCATCATGCTGGTGCCGCTGCTGGCGTGGCCGGGCGTGTACATCTCCTTCTCCACCTACATGGCGCAAATCTTCGGGGCACAGCCGCCGCTGCCTTTGGCCACGCATCTGCCCGAGATTCAGGCCACGGTAGGAACGGTGTACGGACTGGCCCTTGTGGGTCACCTGGGCGGCGGACTCTACATGAGCGGCCTGTCAGTGTCGTGGCTCACCGATCTTGCCGAGACGATCCTCCTGGTCACGTACTTTACGTTCGTTCCCATGATGCTGGCGGTGGGCCTATATTTTCCGCTCTGGTACTCGCTGCGCCAGACGGCCCGCGCCACCGCGACGGCCGACGCTGAGCCGGCCCCCGACCGCTTGTCGCTCCCCCTTACCTGGGCCGCAATGGTGCTGGGCGCTCTGGTCACTTTCAGCCTCATGGCCGCGTTTTATCTGCTCGTGCCGAACCCGCTCGGCAACGCAGGACTCCTGGCCGGAAGTGTGGCCTTCTATACCATCTTCGTTTGTCTCTTGGCGCTTCCCCACATCATCGTCGGCGACTGGCTGGATCGTGACCGCGGCATCTGGTACGTTCCGTAG
- the crtI gene encoding phytoene desaturase family protein encodes MTVDTSVAILGGGIGGLSAACYLADAGVDVTLLEQHDRLGGVAGTITIDGFRFDAGPSWYLMPDVFERFFGQFGTSVEAAYDLERLDPSYRILWKDGDQLDVPADPEALAPKLNAYEEGAAEAFRAYLDHAEWVHDLAMERFVYPYRSGLRDWLDPDVLRSGQALPLLKSMDRHVRHYVEHPKLRQLLEYKLVFLGGSPYNTPALYTLMGHVDFNQGVYHPVGGMQALVDALADRARHLGATIETGTRVTGVNARRDGVRLSTATGERTARRVVANASPAHVEQNLLPASQRDHDDSYWENRTFGPSAYLLYLGVEGDVDPLRHHTLILPTNWDPHFKKVFDEPAWPTDPAYYVHVPSRTDPSFAPEGHHSVFVLVPIAPGLKDGDARRAWMRDKVLDDLARRGADLRGRITVEQDACVSEFATRYGRPNGTALGLAHTLRQTGPLRPSHRAANAPGLYYVGGDTTPGVGVPICLISGEHAATAVMRDWPSQSSSDLPN; translated from the coding sequence ATGACGGTTGACACGTCCGTTGCCATTCTTGGGGGCGGCATTGGGGGGCTTTCGGCGGCCTGCTACCTGGCCGACGCCGGGGTGGACGTCACTCTGCTTGAACAACACGATCGCCTTGGAGGTGTGGCCGGCACCATCACCATCGACGGGTTTCGGTTCGATGCGGGGCCGTCCTGGTACCTGATGCCGGACGTGTTTGAGCGGTTTTTTGGTCAGTTCGGGACGTCGGTCGAGGCGGCGTACGACCTCGAACGCCTCGATCCCAGCTACCGGATTTTGTGGAAGGACGGCGACCAGTTGGACGTGCCCGCCGACCCGGAGGCGCTGGCCCCGAAACTGAACGCGTACGAGGAAGGGGCGGCCGAGGCCTTCCGGGCGTACCTGGACCACGCCGAGTGGGTGCACGACCTGGCGATGGAGCGCTTCGTGTATCCCTACCGGTCGGGCCTGCGCGACTGGCTCGATCCCGACGTGCTGCGCTCGGGACAGGCCCTGCCCCTCCTTAAGTCCATGGACCGCCACGTGCGGCACTACGTGGAGCATCCGAAGCTGCGTCAACTGCTGGAGTACAAGCTGGTGTTTCTCGGCGGGTCGCCCTACAACACGCCTGCCCTCTACACGCTGATGGGGCACGTCGACTTCAACCAGGGCGTCTATCACCCCGTGGGCGGCATGCAGGCCCTGGTCGACGCGCTGGCCGATCGGGCCCGGCACTTGGGCGCAACCATCGAGACCGGCACGCGGGTGACCGGGGTAAATGCGCGGCGGGACGGCGTTCGCCTCTCGACCGCAACCGGAGAGCGGACGGCACGCCGCGTGGTGGCCAACGCGAGTCCTGCTCACGTGGAGCAGAATCTCCTTCCTGCTTCCCAACGCGACCACGACGACAGCTACTGGGAGAATCGCACGTTCGGGCCGTCGGCCTACCTGCTGTACCTCGGCGTGGAGGGGGACGTGGACCCTCTGCGGCACCACACCCTCATCCTCCCTACGAATTGGGACCCTCACTTCAAGAAGGTTTTTGACGAGCCGGCCTGGCCCACTGACCCGGCCTACTACGTCCACGTGCCCTCGCGCACCGACCCCTCGTTTGCGCCGGAGGGACACCACTCGGTCTTCGTGCTGGTGCCCATCGCTCCCGGCCTTAAGGATGGAGACGCCCGCCGGGCGTGGATGCGCGACAAGGTGCTTGACGACCTTGCCCGGCGCGGCGCCGATTTGCGAGGCCGCATCACGGTGGAGCAGGACGCCTGCGTGAGCGAGTTTGCCACCCGCTACGGCCGACCGAACGGAACTGCGCTCGGCCTTGCCCACACGCTCCGACAGACCGGCCCGTTGCGACCGTCTCATCGGGCCGCCAATGCCCCCGGTCTCTACTACGTTGGGGGCGATACCACGCCCGGCGTCGGCGTTCCCATCTGCCTCATCAGCGGCGAGCACGCCGCGACGGCCGTCATGCGGGACTGGCCTTCACAATCCTCGTCCGACCTGCCAAACTAA
- a CDS encoding Rrf2 family transcriptional regulator, with amino-acid sequence MLLSKSCEYGLRAMLYLSSRTDPDTSSSGSGRPSAPVHTYISIETIGEELSIGLSYLTKVCQQLNDAGLLTSKRGRGGGIALTRAPTEIALYDIVVAIDGDDLFEECVLGLPGCGEAEPCPLHEHWTEERERMRSTFRNTTLAEVPNVRLTPFVGADSDLADDTSP; translated from the coding sequence ATGCTCCTCTCGAAGAGCTGCGAGTACGGGCTGCGCGCCATGCTCTACCTGAGCTCGCGGACCGACCCGGACACGTCCTCCTCAGGCTCCGGTCGCCCGTCCGCTCCGGTCCACACCTACATCTCCATCGAGACCATCGGGGAAGAGCTCAGCATCGGACTCTCCTACCTGACGAAGGTCTGCCAGCAGTTAAACGATGCAGGCCTTCTTACCTCGAAGCGCGGGCGCGGCGGAGGAATTGCGCTCACACGGGCGCCGACGGAGATTGCTCTCTACGACATCGTGGTCGCGATCGACGGCGACGATCTGTTCGAGGAGTGTGTGCTCGGGCTTCCGGGCTGTGGAGAGGCCGAGCCTTGTCCGCTTCACGAGCACTGGACGGAGGAACGCGAACGAATGCGGTCCACCTTCCGGAATACAACGCTCGCGGAGGTGCCGAACGTGCGCCTCACCCCGTTCGTAGGAGCGGACAGCGATCTCGCTGACGACACGTCCCCGTGA
- a CDS encoding OsmC family protein, which yields MKATSEHTSGDYQSVVSNGRTHGLVLDLPPRQDGDDLGPTALELTGMSLAGCISTIWAKVAGNSGVSYRKIEVDMTLEKDRGTISTLEATVRVDSDEDIGTLERVLDKTMRTCPVGRLFEQADVEINTTLTKASLMANGSS from the coding sequence ATGAAGGCGACGTCTGAACACACTTCTGGTGATTACCAGTCGGTTGTAAGCAATGGTCGCACCCATGGTCTCGTGCTCGATCTGCCCCCGCGCCAAGACGGCGATGACCTCGGCCCTACGGCGCTGGAGCTGACCGGCATGTCGCTGGCCGGTTGCATCTCGACGATCTGGGCAAAGGTCGCGGGCAATTCTGGCGTATCCTACCGAAAGATCGAAGTGGACATGACACTGGAAAAAGATCGGGGGACGATCAGCACCCTAGAGGCGACCGTGCGGGTGGACAGTGACGAAGACATCGGGACGCTGGAGCGTGTCCTCGACAAGACGATGCGCACCTGTCCGGTGGGCCGCCTTTTCGAACAGGCAGATGTCGAGATCAACACCACCCTCACCAAAGCGTCGCTGATGGCCAACGGGTCGTCCTAA
- a CDS encoding zinc ribbon domain-containing protein, with product MPTYAYRREDGTTFETQQRITEDPLEKCPETGQSVERIITGRPGVITDSADSSGAENAGSAPTCSGPLCGL from the coding sequence ATGCCTACGTACGCGTACCGCCGAGAAGACGGCACGACGTTCGAAACGCAACAGCGAATCACGGAGGATCCTTTGGAGAAATGCCCCGAGACCGGCCAGTCGGTTGAGCGCATCATCACGGGACGTCCTGGGGTCATTACCGACTCCGCTGACTCATCCGGTGCAGAAAACGCCGGAAGCGCCCCCACTTGCTCCGGTCCCCTCTGCGGCCTGTAA
- a CDS encoding TetR/AcrR family transcriptional regulator, with protein sequence MTKKDAICDAALELFAHKGIQATTTREIAERAGAAEGTLYRHFDGKDDLAEWLYNRCATQLHNRLTERSGDADTPDERLVALIRGVFDFFSDQPTSCTYLLSARSNNGHQKHRGALPPPMRLFVTTLEEGMEEGTFRPAAPSLAAGWILSMVQRTVLFLKSDHLAMKRQDAVDQTIEAALRLVRD encoded by the coding sequence ATGACGAAGAAAGACGCCATCTGCGACGCCGCCCTGGAGCTCTTCGCCCACAAGGGCATCCAGGCCACTACCACCCGCGAAATTGCGGAGCGAGCGGGTGCGGCCGAAGGCACGTTGTACCGCCACTTCGACGGAAAGGATGACTTGGCCGAGTGGCTCTACAACCGCTGCGCCACCCAACTTCATAACCGGCTGACGGAGCGAAGCGGGGATGCCGACACGCCCGATGAACGGCTCGTGGCCCTGATCCGCGGCGTGTTCGACTTTTTTTCCGACCAGCCGACCTCCTGCACGTACCTGCTCTCCGCCCGCTCCAACAACGGACATCAGAAACATCGCGGCGCATTGCCGCCCCCGATGCGCCTCTTTGTAACCACCCTCGAGGAGGGCATGGAGGAAGGCACCTTTCGACCGGCGGCCCCCTCCCTGGCAGCGGGCTGGATTCTCTCGATGGTGCAGCGCACGGTCCTGTTTTTGAAGTCCGATCACCTTGCCATGAAGCGGCAGGACGCCGTTGATCAGACCATCGAGGCCGCGCTTCGTCTGGTACGAGACTGA